A single window of Nicotiana sylvestris chromosome 3, ASM39365v2, whole genome shotgun sequence DNA harbors:
- the LOC104243137 gene encoding probable cyclic nucleotide-gated ion channel 16 yields MDTLQHHLHRFSKPSLIYDRQKPWWQQILDPNGEFVARWNHIFLVTSFVGLFVDPLFLLLPIIRETCMSTDNVLGYTILTFRVLVDIFALFQIIMKFRTAFVSKKTRVFGKGELVMDQKLIAIRYLKNDFAIDLAAALPLPQIVIWFIMPLNGSSATHANHAISLIIMLQYVPRLLVIFPLNSKIIRNTGVVAKTAWSGAAYNLLLYLLAGHVLGAIWYLMAIERHFSCWKDECEKQQEGAPACYKDYLDCSSLGKPGRQEWSETTEVFKNCDANADISFEFGMFGDANTEEVTSAGIFDRYFYCLWWGLKSLSSYGQSITTSINIVETLFSSLICLLGLVFFALLIGNMQSYLQSMTARLEQWRVKRRDTEEWMRHRQLPEDLQDRVRRFVQYKWVATRGVEEEEILRSLPLDLRRQIQRHLCLALVRRVPFFSQMDDQLLDAICECLVSSLNTKDTYIVREGDPVNEMLFIIRGELESSTTNGGRSGFFNSITLKQGDFCGEELLTWALVPNPNVNLPISTRTVKCLKEVEAFALKAEKLKFVANQFRRLHSKKLQHAFRFYSHQWRTWGACYIQAAWRRYRRKKLAEELSREESLYFSRGMDQDDDYGHEYPEAGYDGGNASDHATESSIQHLGATILASRFAANTRRGKVARVDPGESSLRMPKLFKPDEPDFSDDQR; encoded by the exons ATGGACACTCTCCAGCACCATCTCCACCGTTTCTCCAAACCTTCCTTAATTTACGACCGTCAGAAGCCCTGGTGGCAACAAATTCTCGATCCAAATGGCGAGTTCGTTGCCAGATGGAACCACATTTTCTTGGTCACTTCCTTTGTCGGTCTATTTGTTGATCCTCTTTTTTTGTTGCTTCCAATTATTCGGGAAACCTGCATGAGCACCGATAATGTTTTGGGATACACCATATTAACTTTTCGCGTATTGGTTGATATCTTCGCCTTGTTTCAGATCATTATGAAGTTCCGTACGGCTTTTGTTTCCAAGAAAACCCGGGTTTTTGGTAAGGGCGAGCTGGTGATGGATCAGAAATTGATTGCTATCCGTTACTTGAAGAATGACTTTGCCATTGATCTTGCTGCTGCCCTCCCGCTCCCACAA ATTGTTATTTGGTTTATAATGCCATTGAATGGCTCATCCGCCACTCATGCTAATCATGCCATCTCTTTGATTATTATGCTTCAGTATGTGCCAAGATTGTTAGTCATTTTCCCCTTAAATTCAAAGATTATTAGGAATACAGGTGTTGTGGCAAAGACAGCTTGGTCTGGTGCAGCATACAATCTCCTCCTGTACTTGCTGGCAGGTCAT GTTTTAGGAGCTATATGGTATCTGATGGCTATCGAGAGGCACTTTTCATGCTGGAAGGATGAGTGCGAAAAGCAGCAGGAGGGTGCTCCAGCTTGTTATAAAGACTACCTTGATTGCTCATCACTTGGTAAACCTGGGCGTCAGGAGTGGTCGGAAACCACTGAGGTGTTCAAGAATTGCGATGCTAATGCCGATATAAGCTTTGAGTTTGGAATGTTTGGTGATGCAAATACTGAAGAAGTTACATCTGCTGGCATCTTTGATCGATATTTTTACTGCCTATGGTGGGGTTTAAAGAGCCTAAG TTCATACGGACAAAGTATAACTACAAGCATAAACATTGTTGAGACGCTCTTTTCCAGTCTTATTTGTCTTCTGGGTTTGGTCTTCTTTGCACTGCTGATAGGCAACATGCAG AGCTATCTACAATCCATGACAGCAAGACTTGAACAATGGAGAGTTAAAAGAAGGGACACAGAAGAGTGGATGAGGCACCGTCAACTGCCTGAAGATCTGCAAGATCGTGTTCGTCGGTTTGTTCAGTATAAATGGGTAGCTACAAGAGGTGTAGAGGAAGAAGAAATATTGCGTTCCTTACCCTTGGATCTAAGGCGCCAGATTCAGAGGCACCTCTGCCTGGCTCTTGTTCGTCGT GTCCCTTTCTTCTCCCAGATGGATGATCAGTTGTTAGATGCAATATGCGAATGCCTTGTTTCATCATTGAACACGAAAGACACGTATATTGTTCGGGAAGGAGATCCGGTGAATGAGATGCTTTTCATAATTAGAGGTGAACTTGAGAGTTCAACAACTAATGGAGGAAGGTCAGGCTTCTTCAACTCCATTACGTTAAAGCAGGGTGATTTTTGTGGAGAAGAGTTGCTAACATGGGCCTTAGTGCCTAATCCAAATGTTAATCTTCCAATTTCAACTCGAACAGTGAAATGCCTTAAAGAAGTTGAAGCATTTGCACTTAAAGCTGAAAAGCTCAAGTTTGTTGCAAACCAGTTCAGACGCCTCCATAGTAAGAAATTACAGCATGCATTCCGGTTCTACTCACACCAATGGAGGACATGGGGAGCTTGCTACATACAAGCTGCATGGAGACGCTATCGGAGGAAAAAACTAGCGGAGGAATTGTCAAGAGAAGAAAGCCTGTACTTCTCACGAGGGATGGACCAAGATGATGATTATGGTCATGAATATCCAGAAGCTGGTTATGACGGTGGAAATGCTTCGGATCATGCAACAGAAAGCAGTATTCAGCATCTTGGAGCTACAATATTGGCATCAAGATTTGCTGCTAACACCAGAAGAGGCAAGGTGGCACGGGTGGACCCTGGTGAATCCAGCTTACGTATGCCTAAACTCTTTAAGCCTGACGAGCCTGATTTTTCTGATGATCAAAGATGA